A genomic segment from Natator depressus isolate rNatDep1 chromosome 19, rNatDep2.hap1, whole genome shotgun sequence encodes:
- the NCDN gene encoding neurochondrin yields MTSHSTATPEASESTRNATLERCLSVLRDAKHDSEQFAALLLVTKAVRAGDVDSRTRRRIFDAVGFTFPNRLLASRESPAGCPEHMFRALGLTLLACFCTDPELASHSQILNKIPTFNNILASPSDPDDMSTSSMIDDVYQCLGAVLGTPRGPKELVSQGTVSALCQAYVNRSYGCDRALELLMGLLATAETKCWQRATPDLRAVLSRLSEEFHQAEDVTKFQLCDVLPHFVSPSLLLTRDQQLSECLCNLYRGLVSILSSKLSQSQRDPALKLAACLTQACGSEWIPTERAGSKFLALLVNLACVEVRLSLEELDLADVDGKQEVVTGCYTLIELGILECMKEEKPRLKEAQKMQLVRIMEEAFGAVIYYLRQVGEQKLKDPFIFASVRILSAWLAEETSSLKQEICDLLPFLIHYAKALFQEGDKARSASQHAAELSGPGSPQGSVWPRDALRFLLPGLCHLTAEDRPREILISEGAPALLCQYFLHQWELLASDPQTSAPPDSIDISLQTTCGVFLNLVVTAPDLVRQDRCFSSLMDALLKSLPALLPQRDRLVLAANVTTLGLMMARILDVSPALQGMPSAKDFFEAAICFLSQAHVARVDPASQCLAMAVSPAYEAAWADLSELWFLGMQAFASCVPLFPWLPQMVLQSHWLDDLLRLLGQATPVSVDFELLTALQGVLLELARASQQCREVIVLQQGKELANRYGLAALEQCLCER; encoded by the exons ATGACTTCCCATTCAACAGCTACTCCCGAGGCCAGTGAAAGCACAAGGAATGCAACGCTGGAGCGGTGCCTGAGTGTGCTCAGAGATGCAAAACATGACAGTGAGCAGTTTGCAGCCCTGCTCTTG GTGACCAAAGCAGTCAGAGCGGGAGACGTTGACTCCAGAACCCGTCGTCGGATCTTTGATGCAGTTGGATTCACGTTCCCAAACCGGCTTCTTGCTTCCAGGGAGTCCCCAGCTGGCTGTCCAGAGCACATGTTCCGAGCACTTGGCCTCACCCTCCTGGCATGTTTCTGCACTGATCCGGAGTTAGCCAGCCATTCACAGATCCTTAACAAAATCCCGACCTTCAACAACATCCTGGCTTCTCCGTCTGATCCAGACGATATGTCCACCAGCTCCATGATCGATGATGTTTACCAGTGTCTGGGCGCAGTCCTGGGCACTCCCAGGGGCCCCAAAGAGTTGGTGTCCCAGGGAACCGTGTCAGCTCTGTGCCAGGCCTATGTGAATCGCAGTTACGGCTGTGACCGCGCCCTTGAGCTGCTCATGGGGCTTCTAGCCACAGCAGAGACTAAGTGCTGGCAGAGAGCCACCCCTGACCTTAGGGCTGTGCTGAGCAGGCTCagtgaggaattccaccaggctGAAGACGTGACCAAATTCCAGCTGTGTGATGTTCTGCCTCACTTTGTATCTCCATCGCTGCTGCTCACCCGGGACCAACAACTTTCTGAGTGCCTCTGCAACCTTTACAGAGGCCTGGTTAGCATCCTGAGCAGCAAACTGAGCCAGTCCCAGCGTGACCCTGCACTGAAGCTTGCTGCCTGCCTCACACAGGCCTGTGGCTCAGAATGGATCCCAACGGAGAGGGCTGGGAGCAAGTTCCTGGCCCTGCTGGTGAACCTGGCTTGTGTGGAGGTCCGTCTGTCCCTGGAGGAGCTGGACTTAGCAGACGTTGATGGGAAGCAGGAGGTAGTAACAGGCTGTTACACCCTTATTGAGCTGGGGATCCTGGAGTGCATGAAAGAAGAGAAACCACGGCTGAAGGAGGCGCAGAAAATGCAACTCGTGAGGATAATGGAGGAGGCGTTTGGGGCTGTAATATACTACCTGAGACAG GTGGGAGAGCAGAAGCTGAAGGATCCTTTCATATTTGCCTCTGTTCGAATCCTCAGTGCCTGGCTGGCTGAAGAGACCTCCTCCCTCAAGCAGGAAATCTGTGACCTCCTGCCTTTCCTCATTCATTATGCAAAGGCACTTTTCCAAGAGGGGGACAAAGCCAGGAGCGCATCCCAGCATGCGGCGGAGCTGTCTGGACCAGGCAGCCCTCAGGGCTCCGTGTGGCCCAGAGATGCTCTAAG ATTTCTGCTACCTGGCTTGTGCCATTTGACGGCAGAGGACCGACCTCGGGAAATCCTTATCTCAGAGGGGGCTCCAGCATTGCTGTGTCAATATTTTCTGCACCAGTGGGAGTTGTTGGCCTCTGACCCCCAGACCTCTGCTCCTCCAGACAGCATAGATATCAGTTTGCAAACCACCTGTGGAGTTTTCCTTAACCTTGTGGTGACCGCCCCAGACTTGGTCAG GCAAGACAGATGCTTTTCTTCCCTGATGGATGCGCTGCTGAAGTCTCTCCCCGCTCTGCTTCCCCAGAGGGATCGCCTTGTTCTAGCAGCCAATGTTACCACGCTGGGCTTGATGATGGCCAGGATCCTTGACGTTTCTCCAG CTCTCCAGGGGATGCCATCAGCCAAGGACTTCTTCGAAGCCGCTATCTGCTTCCTTTCTCAGGCCCACGTTGCCCGGGTGGATCCCGCCAGCCAGTGCTTGGCCATGGCTGTGTCACCAGCCTATGAGGCAGCCTGGGCAGACCTCAGTGAGCTGTGGTTCCTGGGGATGCAGGCCTTTGCCAGCTGCGTGCCGCTCTTTCCCTGGCTGCCCCAAATGGTCCTCCAGTCACATTGGCTAGACGACCTCTTGCGGTTATTGGGTCAAGCTACCCCGGTCTCGGTGGACTTTGAGCTCCTGACGGCATTGCAGGGTGTCTTGCTGgagctggccagagccagccagcaATGCAGAGAGGTGATCGTCTTACAGCAGGGCAAGGAGCTGGCCAACCGTTATGGCCTGGCAGCTTTAGAACAGTGCCTTTGTGAGCGGTGA